In Cryptomeria japonica chromosome 10, Sugi_1.0, whole genome shotgun sequence, a genomic segment contains:
- the LOC131068194 gene encoding cytochrome P450 750A1-like, with amino-acid sequence MSFQNLFVGRDEAPITMAVTVIVMLMIFYMFSRRRGRLPPGPFPWPIVGNLLQMKELIHRSLYDVSQKYGPIASLKLGSVTTIVISSPDMAKEILKTKDLIFAGRPATAAAKYIFYDFKDVGFTPYGPYWRQMKKLCMVELLNAKRIESMRSMREEAVSVAVRSVWEKSRHGTVAVNLSKILSSLVSSQILKILYGTAISDDQGVGSHGEKIKELLLEASMTVGIFNIGDFIPWLDWLDLQGVKRRMKTVNKSLDQMMTTIIEQHRQRRSSSSGKQQPNSNDVIDALLDMQAADSITITDDHLKGIVFDIFAAGVETTYTTLDWVMSSLIQNPSVQKKLQEEVEAVVSKERAVQESDLQGMEYLLCVVKEALRLYPPVPLLIPHESTEDCTIDGYFIPKKSRVFVNTWALGRDPKVWKDPLEFKPERFMGTDIDFIKGKDYFDVVPFGSGRRACPGASMSMATLTLAIAQLVHCFDWRAEGELDMSETIGVSLPRKYDILTIPSLRLPSCP; translated from the exons ATGTCGTTTCAGAATTTATTTGTAGGCAGAGATGAAGCTCCAATCACCATGGCTGTTACAGTCATAGTGATGTTGATGATTTTCTACATGTTTAGTAGGCGGAGAGGAAGATTGCCCCCAGGCCCATTTCCCTGGCCTATCGTGGGAAATCTCCTGCAGATGAAAGAGCTTATCCACCGTAGTCTTTATGACGTTTCTCAGAAATATGGACCAATTGCATCCTTGAAGCTGGGTTCTGTTACTACAATTGTCATTTCTTCTCCTGACATGGCAAAAGAGATTTTGAAAACTAAAGATCTAATCTTTGCGGGGCGACCTGCAACTGCTGCAGCAAAGTACATATTCTATGACTTCAAGGATGTGGGATTCACTCCATACGGGCCTTATTGGAGACAGATGAAGAAACTGTGCATGGTGGAATTGTTGAACGCCAAAAGAATTGAGTCAATGAGATCAATGCGAGAGGAAGCGGTGTCCGTGGCCGTCCGATCAGTGTGGGAGAAGAGCCGGCATGGCACAGTTGCCGTCAATCTTAGCAAGATACTCTCATCCCTTGTAAGTTCGCAAATATTGAAAATCCTTTATGGCACCGCAATTTCTGACGATCAGGGTGTGGGTAGCCATGGCGAGAAAATTAAGGAATTGTTATTAGAGGCTTCAATGACTGTGGGAATATTCAACATTGGAGACTTTATTCCCTGGCTTGACTGGCTCGATCTGCAAGGTGTAAAGCGACGAATGAAGACAGTAAACAAGTCTCTCGACCAAATGATGACAACAATAATTGAACAGCACAGACAGAGGAGAAGCTCAAGCTCGGGAAAGCAGCAGCCCAATTCAAATGACGTCATTGATGCTCTCTTGGACATGCAGGCGGCCGATTCCATCACTATCACAGATGATCACCTTAAGGGCATTGTATTT GATATTTTTGCGGCTGGAGTCGAAACAACATACACTACACTAGATTGGGTGATGAGTTCGTTGATCCAAAATCCTAGTGTGCAAAAGAAACTGCAAGAGGAAGTTGAAGCCGTAGTAAGCAAAGAGAGGGCAGTACAAGAGAGTGATCTACAAGGCATGGAATATCTTTTGTGTGTGGTGAAAGAGGCACTACGATTATATCCGCCGGTGCCGTTGCTGATCCCACACGAGTCAACAGAAGATTGCACTATTGATGGGTACTTCATTCCTAAGAAGAGTAGGGTTTTTGTCAACACCTGGGCTTTGGGAAGAGATCCCAAAGTTTGGAAGGATCCATTGGAATTCAAGCCAGAAAGATTTATGGGTACAGATATTGATTTTATTAAAGGGAAGGATTATTTTGACGTGGTTCCCTTTGGTTCAGGAAGGAGGGCATGCCCTGGGGCTAGCATGTCCATGGCCACATTGACTCTTGCCATAGCTCAACTAGTGCACTGCTTTGATTGGAGAGCTGAAGGGGAATTAGATATGAGTGAAACCATTGGAGTCTCCTTACCTAGAAAATATGATATTCTTACCATCCCCTCATTGAGGTTGCCTAGCTGCCCATGA